The nucleotide sequence GAGATCCCCAAGGCCTTCGTCGTGCGCCAGCCCGCCGCGGCCGGCCTCACCGCCGAGGACGTCATGGCGCACGTCGCCGCCCGGGTCGCCCCCTACAAGAAGGTCCGCGCCGTCGAGTTCATCGACGCCGTCCCCCGGGCAGCGTCCGGGAAGATCCTCCGACGAGAGCTCCGAGACCGAGAGTTGAGGGACCGCGCATGACCCTGGTCGCCGTCACCGAGGAGCGGGGCATCACCACCCTCGCCCTGAACTCCCCGGCCACCCGCAACGCCCTGTCGGCGGCGCTCGTCACCGAGCTGTCCGACGCGCTCACCGCCTGCGGCAAGGACCCGGCCGTCCGGGCCGTCGTGCTCGGCCACACCGGCGGCACCTTCAGCGCCGGCGCCGACCTGAAGGCGCCGCCGAGCCCGTACGCCTTCGTCGACCTGCTCCGGCAGGTCGTCGAGCTGCCGAAACCGGTCGTCGGCCACGTCACCGGGCACGTACGGGCCGGAGGCCTCGGACTGCTCGGAGCCTGCGACATCGTGCTCGCGGGCGAGACGGCGGACTTCGCCCTCACCGAGGTACGGATAGGGGTCGCGCCCGCCGTCATCTCCCTCACCCTCCTGCCCAAGCTGGAACCCCGCGCGGCGGCCCGCCACTACCTGACCGGCGAGCGGTTCGGGGTGCCCGAGGCCGTCGCCATGGGCCTCGTCACCGACGGCGACCAGGCCCTCCCCGGCATCCTCGACGCGCTGCGCGCCGCCTCCCCGCAGGGCCTGCGCGAGGCGAAGCGCCTGGTCACCGCTAGAGTCCTGGAGACCTTCGAACGTGACGCGGAGGACCTGGTGCAGAGGTCGGCCACGCTCTTCGCCTCCCCCGAGGCACGCGAGGGGATGACGGCCTTCCTCGAACGACGGGACCCCGCATGGCGGCTGTGACCGCACCCAAGCCGGACCGGAACCCCAAGCAGGACAGGAGCCGCGCCACCCGGCAGCGGCTCCTGGAGGCGGCCGTGTCCTGCCTGGCCGAACACGGCTGGGTGGGCTCCACGGTCGCCGTCGTCGCGGAACGGGCCGGGGTTTCCCGGGGCGCCGCCCAGCACCACTTCCCCACCCGCGAGGACCTGTTCACGGCCGCCGTCGAGTACGTGGCGGAGGAGCGGTCCCAGGCGCTGCGGACCCTCCCGTCCCGCGACCGCCACGAGGCCGTCGCCGCCCTCGTCGACCTGTTCACCGGCCCGCTCTTCCGGGCCGCGCTCCACCTGTGGGTCGCCGCGTCGGGCGAGGAGCAGCTCCGCGCGCGCGTGACGGAGCTGGAGGCCCGGGTCGGCCGCGAGTCGCACCGCATCGCCGTGGAGGTCCTCGGCGCGGACGAGTCCCGCCCCGGAGTCCGCGAGACCGTTCAGGGCCTCCTGGACATGGCCCGCGGTCTCGGTCTCGCGACCCTGCTGACGGACGACCGGGCCCGCCGGGACCGTGTGGTCGCCCAGTGGGCTCGCCTGATCGACGAGGCGCTGGACGCCTGACGCGGCCCCCCGCCCGGCCAGGGGGCCGGGCCGGCCCCCGGTCAGACCCCCGGGATCTCGCGGGCGCGGAAGGCGTCCCGTACGGCCTTCGCCGCGCCCGACCCGTACATCTTCTCCGCGGTCGCGATCGTCGTCAGGGCGGCGTCCCGGAAGCTGGTGTCGGGGGCGAAGCCGAACTGGGCGTTCACGATGATCCGGTCGGCGGTTCGGGCGCCGAGCGAGGTGCGGATGTCGAGGAGCGCCCGGGACCAGATCTCGCCGTCGGCGTGGACCTCGCCCTCCCGGTCCGCGTACGTCTTCGTGCCGTCGATCCGGCGGAGGCAGTGCGGCGCCTCGCTGTAGCCGGTCGCGTCCCAGTCGGCGACGCAGGCCGCGTCGGCCTTGACCGGCCAGCCGTACTTCCCGGCCGCGTGCGTGCCGACCGCCACGGCCAGGTAGTCGCCGAAGGCCTCGCCGATCGCGCCGGACTCCGGAGTCGTGCCGAAGCCGGGCACCTGGGCGTGGTGCACGGCGTGCCCGTACTCGTGGACGATCACCTCGGCGTCCTCGGCGTCGTCCACCCCGCCCTTGCCATTGGGGTCTCCCCTGCTCGAACGGAGCTGAGAGCTTGGGGAAGGATCTCGGCCTTCTTGTCGGTGAAGAAGGAGTTGTCGGCGCCCCACTGGTTGATCCGGACCGGCTGCACCCGGTCGTTGGCGCCGGGCAGTTCGGTGCCGAAGCCGAGCCCCTGGAGGTACTCCTGTGACTCGTTGACCCAGAAGTACGCCATGACCTGCTCGAACTCGTCGTGGGAGCGGTCGTACGCGGTGGCGCCCGCGACCGTGGCGGGCTTGCCGGTCTCGGACCGCACCGCGGCCCAGCGGCCGGAGAGGCCGCCGCTCGCGTCGAGGTTCCGCAGCGTGACGATGGCCGTGGCGATCGGGCCGCGGGACGGGCGGCGACTCATGGACATCCTCCTGCGATGGGATGCTGCGACGAGATCATTGGCATGCGCTTGACATGCGTGGCGGAGATCTTCGCGTACGGCCGCCCCTTTGAACACCCCCGCGTCACGGACACCGGAACGTGACCCGGACCACAGTCGTTCACCCGTACGCGCAGTACTCTGGTCGCATGCCTACGCTCGTACGCCGTCGCCACGTGGACTTCGTCCGCGTCACGAGCATGAGCTGTCGCCGCTCCGCCTGACCCCCTGGGCCCCATCACCGGCCCCCGGGTCCCTCGTTCAGAGCCCAAAGCCGATCGGCACCCGTGGCCCCCGCCCCACCCCTGGCGGCCGCCCCGGGCACCCGTAGACCCCGCGGACGCACCCATGACTCGCAGCTCGTACTCCCCGCAGTCGACCCTCTCCTCCTCCCCGTCGCAGCTCCCCATCGTCGACCTCTCCGCCGCCGACCGCGGCCCCCAGGCCCGGCGGCTGCTGCACGCGCAGCTCCACTCCGCCGCCCATGACGTCGGGTTCTTCCAGCTCGTCGGGCACGGCGTGACCGAGGCGGAGACCCGGGCCCTGACCTCCGCCATGCACGCGTTCTTCGCGCTGCCCGAGGCCGACCGGCTCGCCCTCGACAACATCAACTCCCCGCACTTCCGCGGCTACACCCGGATCGGCGACGAGCGCACCGGCGGCGCCCGCGACTGGCGCGACCAGCTCGACATCGGCGCCGAGCGCCCGGCCCGCGACCCCGGACCCTGGGAAGCCCCGTACTGGTGGCTCGAAGGCCCCAACCAGTGGCCCGCCGCGCTCCCCGAGCTGCGCACCGCGGCCCTGCACTGGATCGACCGGCTCAGCGCCGTCGCCGAGCGCCTGCTGCACGAGCTGCTCGCCTCGATCGGCGCGCCCGAGGACTTCTACGACGACATCTTCGGCCCGCGTGCCCACCCGCACCTCAAGCTGGTGCGCTACCCGGGCAGCAGCGGCGACGGCGACGACCAGGGCGTCGGCGCGCACAAGGACTACGGCTTCCTGACCCTGCTGCTCCAGGACCAGGTGGGCGGGCTCCAGGTGCAGCGCGAGGACGGGAACTTCCACGACGTGCCGCCGCTGCCGGGCGCGTTCGTCGTGAACCTCGGGGAGCTGCTCGAGGTGGCGACCAACGGCTATCTGATCGCCACCAACCACCGGGTCGTCTCGCCGCCGGGGGCCACGGAGCGCTACTCGGTGCCGTTCTTCTACAACCCGCGGCTCGACGCCCGGATCAGCCCGCTGGTCTTCCCGTACGCGCAGAGCGCGCCCGGCGTCACGGCCGACCCGGCGAACCCGCTGTTCGCCGAGTACGGGCGCAACGAGCTGAAGGGCAAGCTGCGGGCCCACCCGCTGACGACGGCCCGCCATCACGCGGACCTGCTCCTCCACCCGGAGACGCAGCCCGCCCTGTCCTAGCCCTACAGAGGCCGGGACAGAGGCCGGGACAGAGGCCGGCCCGACAGCGGCCGACCCGACAGAGGCCGGCCCCACAGCGCCCGGCCGGCCCTGCGCGGCGGCCCCGACTGTGCGGGTCGGGCCGCCGCGGTGCGGGCCGGGGTGGACTCAGCCGGCGATGTCGGCGTAACCCTCGATCTCGCGGGGGTTCCG is from Streptomyces venezuelae ATCC 10712 and encodes:
- a CDS encoding isopenicillin N synthase family dioxygenase gives rise to the protein MTRSSYSPQSTLSSSPSQLPIVDLSAADRGPQARRLLHAQLHSAAHDVGFFQLVGHGVTEAETRALTSAMHAFFALPEADRLALDNINSPHFRGYTRIGDERTGGARDWRDQLDIGAERPARDPGPWEAPYWWLEGPNQWPAALPELRTAALHWIDRLSAVAERLLHELLASIGAPEDFYDDIFGPRAHPHLKLVRYPGSSGDGDDQGVGAHKDYGFLTLLLQDQVGGLQVQREDGNFHDVPPLPGAFVVNLGELLEVATNGYLIATNHRVVSPPGATERYSVPFFYNPRLDARISPLVFPYAQSAPGVTADPANPLFAEYGRNELKGKLRAHPLTTARHHADLLLHPETQPALS
- a CDS encoding TetR/AcrR family transcriptional regulator, with protein sequence MAAVTAPKPDRNPKQDRSRATRQRLLEAAVSCLAEHGWVGSTVAVVAERAGVSRGAAQHHFPTREDLFTAAVEYVAEERSQALRTLPSRDRHEAVAALVDLFTGPLFRAALHLWVAASGEEQLRARVTELEARVGRESHRIAVEVLGADESRPGVRETVQGLLDMARGLGLATLLTDDRARRDRVVAQWARLIDEALDA
- a CDS encoding M4 family metallopeptidase: MDDAEDAEVIVHEYGHAVHHAQVPGFGTTPESGAIGEAFGDYLAVAVGTHAAGKYGWPVKADAACVADWDATGYSEAPHCLRRIDGTKTYADREGEVHADGEIWSRALLDIRTSLGARTADRIIVNAQFGFAPDTSFRDAALTTIATAEKMYGSGAAKAVRDAFRAREIPGV
- a CDS encoding enoyl-CoA hydratase family protein; the protein is MTLVAVTEERGITTLALNSPATRNALSAALVTELSDALTACGKDPAVRAVVLGHTGGTFSAGADLKAPPSPYAFVDLLRQVVELPKPVVGHVTGHVRAGGLGLLGACDIVLAGETADFALTEVRIGVAPAVISLTLLPKLEPRAAARHYLTGERFGVPEAVAMGLVTDGDQALPGILDALRAASPQGLREAKRLVTARVLETFERDAEDLVQRSATLFASPEAREGMTAFLERRDPAWRL